One genomic segment of Suricata suricatta isolate VVHF042 chromosome 16, meerkat_22Aug2017_6uvM2_HiC, whole genome shotgun sequence includes these proteins:
- the CD177 gene encoding CD177 antigen: MNGAYRPKVNVLLTKGCTPVGDQEARITEHRAGPGLSLLSYTHVCRHQDYCNNLSTTLPLWTLPSTTGPGNLRCPVCLSRDHCGSATELTCPAGAAPSLTLSLPLPTGGVLTVLRIQGCMSQAGCNLLNGTREIGSIIVSEDCSPNAFLTCEWGTTFQIGQNLSQTPIMWTSDGNKICDPQAMCQETLLLIDAGQSSIIVGNKGCTSGGTQDGRTVSIHSGPPGVLVASYAHFCSSNRCNRARSTSVLLNSLPRPAAPAPGDVQCPICVQPFGPCPENAENVTCPKGTTHCYSGYIRLYGGGFYSKINIQGCMTEASSSLLNHTRKIGIFSVAENSDEPLDPIFQDRAVPTPLLGWVVGLGLFLALWCGMPLG, translated from the exons ATGAATGGGGCATACA GACCCAAAGTGAATGTACTGCTCACCAAGGGCTGCACCCCGGTGGGGGATCAGGAAGCCCGCATCACGGAGCACAGGGCAGGccctggcctctccctcctctcctacACCCACGTGTGTCGCCACCAAGACTACTGCAACAACCTGTCCACCACCCTCCCACTCTGGACCCTGCCTTCCACCACAG gcccggGGAACCTGCGGTGTCCGGTCTGCTTGTCTAGAGACCACTGCGGGTCTGCGACAGAGCTGACCTGCCCCGCCG gagctgcgccctccctcaccctctccctgcctctgcccacagGGGGCGTCTTAACTGTCCTGAGAATCCAAGGATGCATGTCCCAAGCTGGCTGCAACTTGCTTAACGGGACTCGGGAAATCGGGTCCATCATTGTGAGTGAGGACTGCAGCCCTAACG CTTTTCTGACCTGTGAATGGGGGACCACCTTCCAGATTGGCCAAAACCTGTCTCAGACGCCCATCATGTGGACCTCAGATGGGAACAAGATTTGTGACCCCCAGGCGATGTGTCAGGAGACACTTCTGCTGATAGACGCAG GACAGAGCTCAATCATAGTGGGAAACAAAGGCTGCACCAGTGGCGGGACGCAAGATGGCCGGACTGTCTCCATACACTCGGGGCCCCCTGGAGTGCTGGTCGCCTCCTATGCCCATTTCTGCTCCTCCAACAGGTGCAACAGGGCCAGGAGTACCAGTGTCCTACTGAACTCTCTCCCTCGTCCAG CTGCCCCTGCCCCGGGAGACGTGCAGTGTCCCATCTGCGTGCAGCCCTTTGGGCCCTGCCCGGAAAACGCGGAAAACGTTACATGCCCCAAAGGCACGACTCACTGTTACAGCGGTTACATCAGGCTCTACGGAG GTGGGTTctactctaaaataaatattcagggtTGCATGACTGAAGCTTCCAGCTCCCTGTTGAACCATACACGGAAAATCGGGATCTTCTCCGTGGCTGAGAACTCTGATGAACCTCTCGATCCCATCTTCCAAGATAGGGCGGTCCCCACCCCCTTACTGGGTTGGGTGGTGGGACTTGGGTTATTCCTAGCCCTCTGGTGTGGGATGCCTCTCGGCTGA